Within the [Enterobacter] lignolyticus SCF1 genome, the region GGGCGTCGGCTTCGCTGTTTTGTTCACCAAACGTCATGGTGCCAAGCCCAAGGGTGCTGATTTCAAGTGAGCTGTGGGGGATACGGTGATAGTGCATAGCCGGCTTCCTTTTTATCAACAACGTCAGGGAGGTCCTGACAAAGGAATATAAACATGGCAGAAGGGAAGAAAAAGCGGAAGTAAAAAATGAGAAAAGGCCAGGTAGGCTGACCTCTTTTCTTTTAGCGCTTAATGATTTGGGATACGTCGTCCCGGTTGATCTGCATTTTATTGCCCTGCTGATCTTCGTAGCTGATAAGACCGGTATCGTCATCCACTTCCGGTTTTCCGTCCGTCAGGATCATACGACCGTCTTTTGTCGCCATCACGTAATCGCTGCTGCAGCCGGAAACAGCAAATGCCAAACCGACTGCGGAAATCAGTACTGCCCATTTTGTCATCGTCATCGTCCTCATCTGGCCGCAACCTCTATAAGTCTAGTAATAACCCGATGTCCGGTAACTAAAAAGCAGTAAAATCTTAAAAAGTATGAATTAGCCCGCAAATACGGGCTAAAACAAGGGATCACAGCGGGTTCTTTTTGTTTCGCAGCAGGTTAAGGCTCTCCACGGCGATTGAAAAGAACATGGCGAAGTAGATGTAGCCCTTCGGAATATGGATGCCGAAGCTTTCCAGCATCAGCGTAAAGCCGACGAGGATCAGGAACGCCAGCGCCAGCATCTTCACCGACGGATGACGGTCGACGAAATCGCCGATGGGGCGGGCGGCGAACATCATCACGCCTACCGCAATGACCACGGCGGCCATCATAATGAACAGATGATCGGATAGCCCGACGGCGGTGATCACCGAATCAAGGCTGAAGATAATATCCAGCAGCATGATCTGGACGATCGCGCCCATAAACGAGTGAACGTGGGTTTTTAGCCCCTCTTCCTCACCTTCAATGGATTCGTGGATCTCCTTACTGGCTTTCCAGATAAGGAACAGCCCCCCCGCCAGCAGGATGAGATCCCGCGCGGAGATCGCATGATCGAAGACGGTGAACAGCGGAGTGGTCAGCCTGACGACCCA harbors:
- a CDS encoding YgdI/YgdR family lipoprotein, yielding MTKWAVLISAVGLAFAVSGCSSDYVMATKDGRMILTDGKPEVDDDTGLISYEDQQGNKMQINRDDVSQIIKR
- a CDS encoding TerC family protein, producing MLFAWVTDPNAWMALGTLTILEIVLGIDNIIFLSLVVAKLPTAQRNHARRLGLMAAMLMRLALLASIAWVVRLTTPLFTVFDHAISARDLILLAGGLFLIWKASKEIHESIEGEEEGLKTHVHSFMGAIVQIMLLDIIFSLDSVITAVGLSDHLFIMMAAVVIAVGVMMFAARPIGDFVDRHPSVKMLALAFLILVGFTLMLESFGIHIPKGYIYFAMFFSIAVESLNLLRNKKNPL